In one window of Henckelia pumila isolate YLH828 chromosome 1, ASM3356847v2, whole genome shotgun sequence DNA:
- the LOC140890221 gene encoding ELF3-like protein 2, with protein MKRGKDEDKTMGPMFPRLHVNEIEKSGPRAPPRNKMALYEQLSIPSQRFTGTVDLVPTSSQGGGSEKGIFVSQQLLPRHQSEKQYSQFSDSSAPLTQVDQRKELDDDDFRVPIFINSKLSVDHGKSTNLFIAEKPPSYNSSYLNPLFKFRKDNIQNEEKLRELVTDPDRAISNSSSLCQETTVNTLDCIERSKSGGSVQLEACHELQPVSNMHDTAVCGVHVSTVDERISSVMGRDHSYGAEPKKDQRRVNTMSETYITDTIEITPDDVVGVIGQKRFWKARRAIVNQQRAFADQVFELHRLIQVQKSIATSPHFLLEGVAHVSKPVKALTEKKVPLDCPNKALPDVSNPKDDSKKPVTEEGSAENSIAKSSLSSVQNNVLPPNYRITCNQARPWSVQPHGQQWLVPVMSPSEGLVYKPYPVPGYLGPTMPSNNFMTPAYGVPVMHTQYQFPSFPAPGSHSYFPAFGMPVMSTTSLSSSSVEQVNPLSIPGQFQLVNLPSQRNKSGPDRENLQLPEDIEVQGSTASSTSERVKGSGSGSVLDKRNALRLFPTSPNEPECPAPARVIKVVPHKAGSATESVARIFRSIQEERKHHDSL; from the exons ATGAAAAGAGGGAAAGATGAGGATAAGACGATGGGACCTATGTTTCCAAGGCTTCATGTTAATGAGATTGAGAAGAGCGGGCCAAGAGCACCACCTAGAAACAAGATGGCCCTTTACGAGCAGCTGAGCATCCCTTCACAGAGATTCACGGGGACAGTGGATTTGGTGCCAACTTCGAGCCAG GGTGGTGGGAGCGAAAAAGGTATTTTTGTTTCTCAGCAGCTGCTACCAAGGCATCAATCCGAGAAGCAGTATAGCCAATTTTCTGATTCCAGTGCTCCATTGACACAAGTTGATCAAAGAAAGGAATTGGATGACGATGACTTCAGAGTTCCCATTTTCATTAACTCCAAATTAAGTGTAGACCATGGTAAATCTACAAATCTTTTTATTGCAGAAAAACCACCCTCCTACAACAGTTCTTACCTCAACCCCTTATTCAAGTTTCGAAAAGACAACATCCAAAATGAAGAGAAGTTGAGAGAGCTGGTGACTGATCCGGATAGAGCTATCTCAAATTCTTCATCTCTATGTCAAGAAACAACAGTTAACACGTTAGATTGTATTGAAAGATCGAAGAGTGGTGGCAGCGTGCAATTAGAGGCCTGCCATGAGTTGCAACCTGTTAGCAATATGCATGACACTGCTGTTTGTGGCGTGCATGTATCCACCGTTGATGAACGAATTTCTTCTGTTATGGGGAGAGATCATAGTTATGGCGCAGAACCAAAGAAAGATCAGCGAAGGGTTAACACTATGTCTGAAACTTACATCACTGATACTATAGAGATAACACCGGATGATGTCGTTGGTGTAATTGGCCAGAAACGATTTTGGAAAGCCAGACGGGCAATTGTCAA TCAACAAAGGGCGTTTGCTGATCAAGTGTTTGAGTTGCATAGATTAATTCAG GTCCAGAAATCTATCGCTACGTCACCACATTTTTTGCTGGAGGGTGTTGCCCATGTAAGCAAACCTGTGAAGGCTTTGACAGAAAAGAAAGTTCCCTTGGATTGTCCCAATAAAGCTCTTCCAGATGTTTCCAATCCAAAAGACGACTCAAAAAAGCCTGTCACTGAAGAAGGTTCAGCTGAAAATTCTATTGCAAAATCGTCTTTATCTTCTGTTCAAAACAATGTGCTGCCTCCAAACTACagaattacttgcaatcaagcTAGACCATGGTCCGTTCAACCACATGGCCAACAATGGTTGGTTCCTGTTATGTCCCCTTCCGAAGGACTAGTATACAAACCGTATCCTGTCCCTGGCTATTTGGGTCCAACGATGCCTAGCAATAATTTCATGACTCCAGCATATGGAGTTCCTGTTATGCATACACAGTATCAGTTCCCATCTTTTCCAGCCCCTGGTTCTCACTCCTACTTTCCAGCTTTCGGGATGCCTGTCATGAGCACTACTTCTCTTTCCAGTTCTTCCGTTGAACAAGTGAATCCCCTGTCTATACCAGGGCAATTTCAGTTAGTCAATCTGCCCAGCCAGAGGAACAAATCTGGGCCAGACCGGGAAAACTTGCAGTTACCCGAGGATATTGAGGTACAAGGTAGCACAGCAAGTAGTACAAGTGAAAGAGTGAAGGGTAGTGGATCAGGCAGTGTCTTGGACAAAAGAAATGCGCTTCGGCTTTTTCCCACGTCTCCGAACGAACCGGAATGCCCCGCTCCTGCTCGGGTGATTAAGGTTGTTCCTCACAAGGCAGGATCTGCGACTGAATCTGTTGCTAGGATTTTTCGGTCTATTCAAGAAGAGAGAAAACACCATGATTCATTGTAG